GTGACGAGGCCCACGCCCTGCCACGCCGACCCCAGGCTCACCGCGCCCGTGGTGCGCCCGCCGAACTGGTCGTCGTCGTCGTGGCGAACGGAGGCTTCCAGCCGCTGGCCCTGCCACGATTCGTTGAGCGCCACCCACGCGGACCTGGTTTCGCGGTGCGTCTGCGTGAAGGTGCTCGAGGAGATGACGCGCTGGCGCAGCCCCTCCATCGCGGCGATCAAAGTACCGGCCGGCGTGGCGAACTCGTTCACCCAGGAGGCCTGGTCCTGCCGGGTCTCGAAGTTGGCTGGATCGAAACCCTCGATGGAGAACTTGTCGCTGCCCTCGCCGAACGTGAGGCGGCTGGTCCACCACGGGGTGTAGGCCATCCCGGAGCTCACGCTCGCGCCGGCGAGCGTCTGCACGTTGCGGTCGCTGGCGAACTGGCCCTGCGCATCGGGGCAGCCGTCGAAGCGCGTGCGTCCCTGGCTCGCGAAGCCGTTGAAGGAGAGCGTCTCGGTCGCCGTGAGCCGGTTCACGATCCGCAGGTTCGCGAACCCGTTGCTGTAGGGGTCGCGGTCGGGGTCGTGACACCAGGCGCGGTCGTTGGTCGCGCTGGGCGCATCCACGGAGCGGCCTCCCGCCGAGAACGAGACGGTGGTCGCGCCCTCGGTCGCCGTGAAGCCTCCCGAGAGACGCCCGTCCGAATTGGTGCCGTAGCCCGCGGCGGCGAAGAGGCGCGGTTTCGTCGAGGCGCGCGTGAAGATCTGCACGACGCCCCCGATCGCGTCGGCTCCGTAAAGGCTGGAGAGCGGGCCCTTCACCACCTCGATGCGCTCGATGAGGTCGAGCGGGATGTTCTCGATGGAGGTCGTGCCCACCGTGGCCGATCCGACGCGCAGGCCGTCGATCAGCACGAGCGTCTGCCCGGCGTTGGCGCCCCGCAGGAAGAGGCCGGCTGGCTGGCCCGGGCCGCCGGTGCCGCGGTATTCGACGAGGGCCTGGCGTTGCAGCAGCTCGGCAACGGTCACGGGGCCGGCGCGGTCGATGTCATCGCGCGTGATCACCTCGATGTCGCGCAGGGCGTCGCCGGCGCGTTGCGGGGTGCGGGTGGCGGTGATGACGATCGAATCGAGCGGCTGGAATGCGAGCGTGAGTGCTTGCGTTGGAGCCGCCTGCTGGGCGTGGGCGCCAAAGGCCATCGCGACGGCAAGGCCGGCGAGTAGCTGGGCTTTCATGGGGATTCCTTCAGTTCGCGAGCGTAGCGTCCCCGCAGGCTCGCAATGTTGATCCACCCGTTAACGGGGTCCTTTGCCATCGGGCCGGTCTCCGGGCTCGCCAGACTTGACCACCGCCTTCCCGCGGCCGTGAAGGCCGCAGTGGCTGGGAGGGGGTCCACACTGACTTACCGTTGCGGGGGCAGCGCCGGCATTTCACCGGCTTCCCGTACACCCGAGGGCAGTGGCCATGATACGCCGGGAGCCGGATCGGCGCCTACGGTTACATTCGAAACCACTTTCAAAATAAGGGCTTACACATTGACTTGGAACCATTTTTCCAATAGGGTTCGCACATGGATTCCGAGCTTTCCGCCCTCGAAGCCAAGGTCGAACAGACTGTCGCGCAACTGAAGCAGTTGCGGGAAGAAGGGCGCGATCTTCGCCAGCAACTGGCCGCCCGCGCCGATGAAAACGTGCGCCTGACGGAGAAGCTTGCCGCGGCGAAAGTGCGCATCGAGGCGCTGCTCAAGCAGATTCCCGAGTCCGAACCGTGAGCGCCGACGAAGCGAAGGCCCGCGACAAGGGGCTCACGATCCAGATCCTGGGGCGCGAGTTTCGCGTGGCCTGCCCGGAGGGCGAGGAAAAGCAGCTGCAGTCCTCCGTCGATTTCCTGAACGATCGCATGCGGGCGCTGCGCGACACCGGCAGAATCACCGGAAACGAGCGCATCGCGATCATGGCGGCGCTCAACATCGCGCACGAGTTCCTCGCGCACAAGCCGGCCAAGGCGACGTCTTCCGTTGACGGTGCGGACTTTCGGCGTAGAATCGCCTTGATGCAGGAGACGCTGGATTCGGCGCTCGCCGTCGACCAGGACAAGCTCTTCTAGCGGCGCAAAAACGCCGCGTGACCGGCCTGCCGGGTTTCCTGCGGTGTTCGTCCGGGCTTACATCTTCGAGCCGATAAATTGGTAAGCATGGACGCCCGCCCCATGAGTGCTATTGTGCGCGTCCCATGCGGATGTACCTGCGGCACTCGGTAGGCGACCGCCTTGGACCCTTGGGTTCGAGTGCAGCCCGGGCGAACACCGCAGGAAATGAGATCAGGGGGAATGGGGTCAGGTTGCTTTGCACACGCCACGAGCCTCGGCCTCGCGGGGCGATGAGTGAAGCAACCTGACCCCATTGCCTTTCGCCACCGGCCCCGGTCTCGCCGAACGACGAGTTGAAGCAACCTGACCGCATTGCCTTTGCGAATGTCCCATTGGCTCATGAAGTCCGAGCCGGATGAGTTCTCGATCGACGACCTTGTCCGCGCGCCGAAGAAGACCACGCCGTGGTTCGGCGTGAGGAGCTATCAGGCCCGAAACTTCATGCGCGACTCGATGCGCGTGGGCGATGGCGTGCTCTTCTACCATTCGAGCTGCGAAGTGCCGGGCATCGCGGGGCTGGCCCGTGTGTCGAGCGGCCCGTATCCCGACGAATCGCAGTTCGACCGCAAGAGCCCGTACCACGACCCCAAGTCCACGCGCGAGAATCCGCGCTGGGTGCTCGTGGACGTGAAGCTCGTGAAGAAGACGCGCCTGGTTTCGCTCGGGGAACTGCGCGGTCGCCCCGACCTCGCGGACATGGTGGTGCTGCGCCGCGGCAACCGCCTCTCGATCACCCCGGTCACCCCCGACGAATGGGCGATCGTCACCATGCTCCTCGCGCACGATGCCCGGTGAAGCGCTCACCTGGCTGATCTACGCCGCGCTCGGCGTCTTCGTCGGCTTCTTCTCGGGGCTGCTCGGCATCGGCGGCGGATCGATGATCGTGCCGATCCTGGGCCTGGTGTTCGTCGCGTTCGGCTTCGCGCCCGACCAGGTGATGCACATCGCGCTCGGAACCTCGCTCGCGGCGATCCTGCTCGCCACGGCCTCCGGGGCCCGCGCGCACCACGCGCACGGCGCGGTGCGCGGCGACATCGTGAAGGGGCTTGCGCCGGGCATCGCGGCGGCCGGGCTTGCGGCAGGGGCCATCGCGCGGGTGGCGCCTGTCGCGTTCCTCAAGTACTTCTTCCTCGCCTTCGTGCTCTACGTCACCACGCAGATCCTCTTCGGGATGAAGCCCGTGTCCGCGCGGCCGATCCCCGGCGCCCGGGGCCTCTTCGGGGTCGGGGCGCTCATCGGCGGCCTCTCGGGCCTGGCGGGGGTCGGCGGCGCGATGATCTCGCTGCCGTTCATGAACTCGTGGGGCGTGCCCTTCAAGGCGGCGATCGGCACCTCGGCCGCGATCAGCTTCGTGGTGGCTGTCGCGGGCACGGTCGGCTACATGGTCGCCGGTTTCACCGTGCCTGCGCTGCCGCCCTGGACGGTGGGCTATGTGTACATGCCGGCGCTGCTGGGGATTTCGGTCACGAGCGTGTTCATGGCGCCGGTGGGCGCGCGGCTCGCGCATCGATTGCCGGTCCCGATCCTGAAGAAGGTCTTCGCCGTCTTCCTGCTGGCCCTCGCGATCAAGCTGATCTCCTCCCTGTGACCGCCCCGGCAGCGCACTGTCCCGACCCGGCGTAAGATTCGCGCAGCCAGCCCGCAAAGAGCCCATTTCCCCTTGAAGATCCTCATCCTCGGCGCCGGCCAGGTCGGTGCCAGCGTGGCCGAGAGCCTGGTTTCCGAGAAGAACGACGTGACGGTCGTGGACACCAGCGCCGAGCGACTGAAGGACCTGCAGGGCCAGTTCGACCTGAGGACGGTCGTCGGCAACGCCGCGCATCCGGAGATCCTCGCCGACGCCGGGGCCGCGGATACGGACATGCTCTTCGCGGTGACCGCGAGCGACGAGACGAACCTCGTGGCCTGCAAGGTGGCGCATGCGATCTTCAACATCCCGACGCGCATCGCACGCATCCGCTCCACCTGGTTCGAGCGCCACCCGGAGCTGCTCGAGGGCGACTGCTTTTCCGTGGACCACGCCATCTGCCCGGAGCAGATCGTGACCGAGTACATCGAGCGGCTGATCGAGTTTCCGGAGGCCCTCGAGGTGGTTGAGTTCGCAGGCGGCAAGGTGGACCTGGTCGCGGTGCGCACCTTCCAGGGCGGCACCCTCGTGGGTCACCCGCTGCGCGACCTGGAGACGCTCCTGCCGGACATCGACGCGAAGGTGGCTGCAATCTACCGCAACGACCGGCCGCTCGTCCTCACGCCCGAGACGGTGGTGCACTCGGGCGACGAGGTCTTCATCCTCGCCGACGCGAAGGAGATCCGCGAGGTGATGACCGAGCTGCGCAAGATGGACCGGCCGGTGCGCCGCGTCATCATCGCGGGCGGCGGCAACATCGGCCTGCGCCTGGCGCGCGCCATCGAGGGGCGGATGAACGTGAAGGTGATCGAGGCCTCGAAGCGGCGCTGCGAGTTCCTGGCCGGGCAGCTCTCCGGCGCCCTGGTGCTCAACGGCGACGTGAGCAACGAGGACCTGCTGGGCGACGAGAACGTGGACGAGACCGACCTGTTCGTCTCCGTGACCAACGACGACGAGGCGAACATCATGTCGGCCCTCCTCGCCAAGCGCATGGGCGCGCGGCGCGTGATCGCGCTAATCAACCGCCGTGCCTACGGCGACCTCATGCAGGGCGGGCAGATCGACATCGCCATCTCGCCCGCCCAGGCGACTCTTGGCAGCCTTCTCGAACACGTGCGCCGCGGCGACGTGGTGGCCGTGCACAGCGTGCGCCGTGGGCGCGCGGAGGCGCTCGAGCTCATCGCCCACGGCGACCGCAAGACTTCGCGCGTGGTCGGCCGGCGCATCCGCGAGATCAGCCTGCCTCCCGGGGCCACGATCGTCGGGATCATCCGCGGCGACAGGGTCATCGTCGCCGAGGACGACGAGCACATCATCGAACCCGACGACCACGTGCTCATCTTCCTCACCCAGAAGCGCATGATTCCGAAGATCGAGAAGCTGTTCGAGGTCTCGGTGGGATTCTTCTAGGCGATGAGCCGCCCGATACCGTCGGCGCGACCGGCCCCGGAGGGCGGCCGTGCCTTGGGTGCGGTGCTGCGCTATTTCCCGGTGCTGCACGTGCTCGCGGGCGCCGCGCTGCTTTTCTCGCCGGCATTCCTGGTGCCGCTCGCCTTCTCGATGGTCCTCGAAGACGGCGCGCATGCCGCCTACGAGACCGGCTTCCTGGTCACTTTCGTCACGGGGCTCTTCACGTTCTTCGCCACGCGCGGGCGCCACCGTCGCGAGCTGCAGCCGCGCGACGGCTTCCTGCTCGTGTCGCTGGTGTGGACCGTGGTGCCCGCGTTCGCCACCATTCCGCTCCTGCTGGCGATTCCTGGGACGAGCTTTACCGACGCGTATTTCGAGGCCGTGTCGGGCATGACCACCTCGGGCGCCACGGTGCTCGCGGGCCTGGACACGCTGGAGCCCTCGGTGAACATCTGGCGCACGCTCCTCGTCTGGATCGGCGGCATGGGCATCATCGTGCTCGCGGTCGCCATCCTGCCGCTGCTGGGCGTGGGCGGCAGCCAGCTCTTCAAGGCCGAAAGCCCGGGCTGCATGAAGGACACCAAGCTCACGCCGCGCATCGGCGACACCGCCAAGGGCCTGTGGGGGGTGTACTCCGCCGTCACCGCGGTCTGCATGGTGTCCTTCCACCTGGCCGGGATGACCTGGATCGATGCCGTGATCCACGCCTTCTCGACGATGGGGTTGGGCGGGTTCTCGTCGCATGACGCGAGCTTCGCGTTCTTCAACTCGCCGGCCATCGAGGCGGTGACCACGCTCTTCATGCTCGCGGCGAGCCTCAATTTCGCGACGCACTTCCTCGTCGTGCGAAGGCGCTCGTTCCGACCCTACGCCCGGGACGCCGAAGCGCGCCGGGTGATTGTCTGGATGGTCGGCTCGTCCCTGGGCATCGCTGCCTTCCTCGTGGCGAAGGGCACCTATCCGGACTTCGCGACCGCGTTCCGGCACGCCTCGTTCAACGTGGTGTCGATCGCCTCGACGACGGGGTTCTCCTCGGTGGACTTCGCGCAGTGGCCGGTGTTCGCGCCCCTGTGGATGATCTTCCTGTCGTGCTTCGCGACCAGCTCCGGCTCCACGGGCGGCGGGATCAAGATGGTCCGCGCCGTCGTGCTCTTCAAGCAGGCGATCCGCGAGATGACGCGCATCATCCACCCGCGCGCGGTGCTGCCGGTGAAATTCGGCGAGCAGGTGATCGGGAACAACGTGATCTTCGCCGTGCTCGCCTTCATGCTCATGTACGGCGGGACCGTGATCGTGATGACGATGCTGCTGATCGCGACCGACCTGGACCCCCTCACGGCCATCACGGCCGTGCTCGCCTGCATCAACAACATGGGCCCGGGCCTGGGGGCCGTTGGGCCGTCCACGACCTACGCGGTGCTGACCGACTTCCAGACCTGGGTCTGCACGATGACGATGCTGCTCGGCCGCCTCGAGCTCTTCACGATGCTCGTGCTCTTCACGCCGGCGTTCTGGCGCAAGTAGCCGGCGGCTGCGCGGGAACCTAGGCGCCGCACCAGCGGCGCATGAGGGTGGCGAAGACGTCCACCGACTGCTCGATGCGGGACATCGAGCACCACTCGTCCGTCTGGTGCGCGAGCTTCGGCTCGCCCGGCCCCAGGATCACCGCGGGCGGGCCGCCATAGCCGCGCTTCAGATCGGCGCCGTCCGTGGAGAACGTGATCGTCCTGGGCGTCGGGCGCCCGTCGAGGAACGGCGCGCACACCTCGAAGACTTCCTGCACCCAGGCGTTCCCGGGCTCGGTGTAGAGCGAGGGCGTGTCCACGATGGGCTTGACCGTTGCGCCGCGCGGGCCCAGCAGGTGCGAGAGCGAGTGGCACAGGTGGCCGTGGTCGATTCCCGGCACGGTGCGGATGTCCACCGTGATCTTTGCCGAGTCGGGCACGGAGTTCGTGTTGAGGCCGCCGCGGATGGTGCCCACGTTCAGGGTCGGGTTGCCCATCACCGGATGGGACTCGACGGGAAAGCTGAAATGCTCGAGGTCGCCGATCACGCGGGCCATCTTGTTGATCGCGTTGTCGCCCACCTCGGGCATCGAGCCGTGGGCCGTCACGCCCGTGGTCTCGATCTCGAACCACACCAGGCCCTTGTGCCCCACGTACGGATAGTTGGAGGTCGGCTCGGCCACGACGATGGCGCCCGCGCGGCCGAGCAGCTTCGCATCCGTGAGGTATTTCGCGCCCTCGCAGCCGATCTCCTCGCCCGCGGTGATGACGAGCACGACGCCCGGCCCCTTCGCGAGCAGGGGCGCCAGCTCGACGGCCGCCGCGACAAACGCGGCGATGCCGCTCTTCATGTCCGTGGAACCGCGCCCGTAGAGGCGGTCGCCGTCGGTCTCGCCGGCGAAAGCATCCTTCGTCCACGCCTTCGCGCCCAGCGGCACGGTGTCGATGTGGCCCGTGAAGCAGATGGGCGGCCGGTCCGGGTCGCCGCCGATTTCCGCCACCAGGCTCGTGCGCGCCTCGGCGAACTCGTGGTACCCGGTGCGGAACCCCGCCGACTCGAGAATCGCACCGAGGTGGCGCGCGCACGCGCGTTCCATGCCCGGCGGGTTGATGGTGTTGAAGGCGAGCAGTGCCTTCGTGAGCGCCCTCGAATCGATTCGGGTCTTCATTCGTGCCTCCTCGCCGTTCAGGCGCCCTTCAGCCGCCTGCGACGGCGCCGGGCCCAGTGATTGAGCGTCTCCACGGCAACCGAGAAGGCGAGCGCGAAGTAGATGTAGGCCTTGGGCATGTGCATGCCGAAGCCGTCGGCGATGAGGACGACGCCGATGAGGAGCAGGAAGGAAAGCGCCAGCATCTTCACCGTCGGGTAGGCGGAGACGAAGTTCGCCAGCGGGTCCGAGGCGATGATCATGATGATCATGGCAAACACCACCGCCGCCACCATCACCCACAGCTTGTCGGCCATGCCCACCGCGGTGATCACGGAATCGAGCGAGAAGATGATGTCGATGATCGCGACCTGGATCACCACGCCCCGGAACGTGACGCCGGTGGCGCCGTGGGGCGTGTCAGGCGCGCCCTCCTCCTTCTCGACCATCTCGTGAATCTCGACGGTCGCCTTGTAGAGGAGGAAGAGCCCACCCGCGACGAGGATGATGTCGCGCC
The sequence above is a segment of the Betaproteobacteria bacterium genome. Coding sequences within it:
- a CDS encoding sulfite exporter TauE/SafE family protein, producing MPGEALTWLIYAALGVFVGFFSGLLGIGGGSMIVPILGLVFVAFGFAPDQVMHIALGTSLAAILLATASGARAHHAHGAVRGDIVKGLAPGIAAAGLAAGAIARVAPVAFLKYFFLAFVLYVTTQILFGMKPVSARPIPGARGLFGVGALIGGLSGLAGVGGAMISLPFMNSWGVPFKAAIGTSAAISFVVAVAGTVGYMVAGFTVPALPPWTVGYVYMPALLGISVTSVFMAPVGARLAHRLPVPILKKVFAVFLLALAIKLISSL
- a CDS encoding TerC family protein, which gives rise to MEFFTFAWVTDPQIWLSLVTLSALEIVLGIDNLVFIAILTGRLPEHQRSLGRKVGLSLALLTRLLLLATLAWIVGLTQPVFTVAGKDFSWRDIILVAGGLFLLYKATVEIHEMVEKEEGAPDTPHGATGVTFRGVVIQVAIIDIIFSLDSVITAVGMADKLWVMVAAVVFAMIIMIIASDPLANFVSAYPTVKMLALSFLLLIGVVLIADGFGMHMPKAYIYFALAFSVAVETLNHWARRRRRRLKGA
- the trkA gene encoding Trk system potassium transporter TrkA — encoded protein: MKILILGAGQVGASVAESLVSEKNDVTVVDTSAERLKDLQGQFDLRTVVGNAAHPEILADAGAADTDMLFAVTASDETNLVACKVAHAIFNIPTRIARIRSTWFERHPELLEGDCFSVDHAICPEQIVTEYIERLIEFPEALEVVEFAGGKVDLVAVRTFQGGTLVGHPLRDLETLLPDIDAKVAAIYRNDRPLVLTPETVVHSGDEVFILADAKEIREVMTELRKMDRPVRRVIIAGGGNIGLRLARAIEGRMNVKVIEASKRRCEFLAGQLSGALVLNGDVSNEDLLGDENVDETDLFVSVTNDDEANIMSALLAKRMGARRVIALINRRAYGDLMQGGQIDIAISPAQATLGSLLEHVRRGDVVAVHSVRRGRAEALELIAHGDRKTSRVVGRRIREISLPPGATIVGIIRGDRVIVAEDDEHIIEPDDHVLIFLTQKRMIPKIEKLFEVSVGFF
- a CDS encoding TrkH family potassium uptake protein, with product MSRPIPSARPAPEGGRALGAVLRYFPVLHVLAGAALLFSPAFLVPLAFSMVLEDGAHAAYETGFLVTFVTGLFTFFATRGRHRRELQPRDGFLLVSLVWTVVPAFATIPLLLAIPGTSFTDAYFEAVSGMTTSGATVLAGLDTLEPSVNIWRTLLVWIGGMGIIVLAVAILPLLGVGGSQLFKAESPGCMKDTKLTPRIGDTAKGLWGVYSAVTAVCMVSFHLAGMTWIDAVIHAFSTMGLGGFSSHDASFAFFNSPAIEAVTTLFMLAASLNFATHFLVVRRRSFRPYARDAEARRVIVWMVGSSLGIAAFLVAKGTYPDFATAFRHASFNVVSIASTTGFSSVDFAQWPVFAPLWMIFLSCFATSSGSTGGGIKMVRAVVLFKQAIREMTRIIHPRAVLPVKFGEQVIGNNVIFAVLAFMLMYGGTVIVMTMLLIATDLDPLTAITAVLACINNMGPGLGAVGPSTTYAVLTDFQTWVCTMTMLLGRLELFTMLVLFTPAFWRK
- a CDS encoding M20 family metallopeptidase, which codes for MKTRIDSRALTKALLAFNTINPPGMERACARHLGAILESAGFRTGYHEFAEARTSLVAEIGGDPDRPPICFTGHIDTVPLGAKAWTKDAFAGETDGDRLYGRGSTDMKSGIAAFVAAAVELAPLLAKGPGVVLVITAGEEIGCEGAKYLTDAKLLGRAGAIVVAEPTSNYPYVGHKGLVWFEIETTGVTAHGSMPEVGDNAINKMARVIGDLEHFSFPVESHPVMGNPTLNVGTIRGGLNTNSVPDSAKITVDIRTVPGIDHGHLCHSLSHLLGPRGATVKPIVDTPSLYTEPGNAWVQEVFEVCAPFLDGRPTPRTITFSTDGADLKRGYGGPPAVILGPGEPKLAHQTDEWCSMSRIEQSVDVFATLMRRWCGA
- a CDS encoding TonB-dependent receptor, with the protein product MKAQLLAGLAVAMAFGAHAQQAAPTQALTLAFQPLDSIVITATRTPQRAGDALRDIEVITRDDIDRAGPVTVAELLQRQALVEYRGTGGPGQPAGLFLRGANAGQTLVLIDGLRVGSATVGTTSIENIPLDLIERIEVVKGPLSSLYGADAIGGVVQIFTRASTKPRLFAAAGYGTNSDGRLSGGFTATEGATTVSFSAGGRSVDAPSATNDRAWCHDPDRDPYSNGFANLRIVNRLTATETLSFNGFASQGRTRFDGCPDAQGQFASDRNVQTLAGASVSSGMAYTPWWTSRLTFGEGSDKFSIEGFDPANFETRQDQASWVNEFATPAGTLIAAMEGLRQRVISSSTFTQTHRETRSAWVALNESWQGQRLEASVRHDDDDQFGGRTTGAVSLGSAWQGVGLVTTTFGRGFRAPTFFDLYAPSSDYYVPNPDLRPETSKSLEIGIRSEAKSALGWRLTWFDNRIEDLITYVYPTMQNVQNARTKGIEAVVEGEVMGTRVKAMAAFQKPRNEDTGAQLPGRAERFGRLEASRSMGSWYVAGGVTASSERYDSTDEAPASRLPGYGIADATLRYSADKNWTLELVASNLFDKRYENTVGYDAPRRAIMLNFRYEAF
- a CDS encoding cell division protein ZapA produces the protein MSADEAKARDKGLTIQILGREFRVACPEGEEKQLQSSVDFLNDRMRALRDTGRITGNERIAIMAALNIAHEFLAHKPAKATSSVDGADFRRRIALMQETLDSALAVDQDKLF
- a CDS encoding EVE domain-containing protein, whose amino-acid sequence is MSHWLMKSEPDEFSIDDLVRAPKKTTPWFGVRSYQARNFMRDSMRVGDGVLFYHSSCEVPGIAGLARVSSGPYPDESQFDRKSPYHDPKSTRENPRWVLVDVKLVKKTRLVSLGELRGRPDLADMVVLRRGNRLSITPVTPDEWAIVTMLLAHDAR